Proteins found in one Salvelinus alpinus chromosome 11, SLU_Salpinus.1, whole genome shotgun sequence genomic segment:
- the LOC139534635 gene encoding CAAX prenyl protease 2-like, which yields MVEDDDLTPNLMSNQMWSSNGEFVPPDGICWVSVLSCLLLACSYVGSLYVWRSDLPRDHPAVIKRRFTSVLIVSALSPVFVWTWKVYTGVMPGPSLLALMGIRFEGLIPAIILPLLLTMVLFLGPLIQLAMDCPWGFMDGIRVAIDPWFWALCLRDMRWLRNQVVAPLTEELVFRACMLPMLVPCASPSTAMLTCPLFFGVAHFHHVIELLRFRQGSVSGIFLAAVFQFSYTAVFGAYTAFIFIRTGHLVGPVLCHSFCNHMGFPALSTALEHHHRFTILSCYLLGVLLFLLLLFPLTDPLYYGLPTPVCTLASVPSSLCIS from the exons ATGGTAGAGGATGACGATTTAACGCCAAATCTTATGTCAAACCAAATGTGGAGCAGCAATGGCGAGTTTGTCCCTCCTGACGGAATATGCTGGGTGTCTGTTCTGTCATGTTTGCTGCTTGCCTGCTCCTACGTTGGGAGCTTATACGTGTGGAGAAGTGATTTGCCAAG GGACCACCCGGCCGTTATCAAGAGGCGCTTCACCAGTGTCCTGATCGTGTCTGCCTTGTCGCCTGTCTTCGTGTGGACATGGAAGGTATACACTGGTGTGATG CCCGGCCCGTCGTTGCTGGCTCTGATGGGCATTCGCTTCGAGGGCCTCATCCCAGCCATCATACTGCCTCTACTGCTCACAATG GTTCTGTTTCTTGGCCCTCTCATCCAACTGGCTATGGACTGCCCCTGGGGCTTCATGGATGGGATACGAGTGGCCATTG ACCCATGGTTCTGGGCTCTGTGCCTCAGGGACATGCGCTGGCTGAGGAACCAGGTGGTGGCCCCTCTGACTGAGGAGCTGGTGTTCAGGGCTTGTATGCTGCCCATGCTGGTACCCTGCGCCAGCCCCTCCACTGCCATGTTGACCTGTCCCCTTTTCTTCGGAGTAG CTCACTTTCATCATGTGATCGAACTGCTGCGATTCAGACAGGGCAGTGTGTCTGGGATCTTTCTCGCTGCAG TGTTCCAGTTCTCCTACACCGCTGTCTTTGGAGCTTACACTGCCTTCATATTCATCAGAACAG GTCACCTGGTGGGACCGGTGCTGTGCCACTCTTTCTGTAATCACATGGGCTTCCCTGCCCTGAGCACGGCCCTGGAGCACCACCACCGCTTCACCATCCTCTCCTGCTACCTGCTGggggtcctcctcttcctcctcctcctcttccccctcacaGACCCCCTCTACTACGGCCTGCCCACCCCCGTCTGCACCCTGGCCTCTGTCCCCAGCTCCCTATGCATCTCCTGA